Proteins from a single region of Verrucomicrobiota bacterium:
- the gnd gene encoding decarboxylating 6-phosphogluconate dehydrogenase, whose amino-acid sequence MKIGLVGLGRMGGGMVRRLIRAGHEIVVFNRDQAKVAAAVKDGAIGSTTLEDLVSKLPSPRFVWLMLPCGDVTESHVWEAAKLLSPGDTIIEGGNSFFKDDARRAITLKEKGIHYVDVGVSGGVWGLERGYCQMIGGPDEQVKVLDPIFKALAPGVGDIEPINHKGTAPSGYLHCGPAGAGHYVKMVHNGIEYGLMEAYAEGFEIMKSSKTHAEKLEHRYDLDVAAISELWRRGSVIPSWLLDLAAIELTKDNTLGSFSGKVSDSGEGRWTVNTAVEQSVAADVLTTALYKRFRSRQDNTFAEKIISAMRKGFGGHQEPK is encoded by the coding sequence ATGAAAATTGGATTAGTAGGACTTGGCCGCATGGGCGGTGGAATGGTTCGCCGTTTAATTCGTGCCGGCCATGAGATTGTTGTTTTTAACCGTGACCAGGCAAAAGTCGCTGCCGCCGTGAAAGATGGAGCGATTGGTTCGACGACCTTAGAGGATTTGGTGAGCAAATTGCCTTCACCCCGTTTTGTCTGGCTCATGTTGCCTTGCGGTGACGTAACTGAAAGCCATGTCTGGGAAGCTGCGAAGCTCCTTTCTCCCGGGGATACCATTATTGAAGGGGGAAATTCCTTCTTTAAAGACGATGCCCGCCGGGCCATTACCCTGAAGGAAAAGGGTATTCATTATGTCGATGTCGGTGTCAGTGGCGGAGTCTGGGGACTGGAACGCGGTTATTGCCAGATGATTGGTGGTCCCGATGAGCAAGTCAAAGTCCTTGATCCCATTTTTAAAGCCTTGGCCCCCGGAGTCGGGGATATTGAGCCGATTAATCATAAAGGCACGGCTCCCTCAGGATACTTACACTGCGGGCCTGCCGGCGCAGGGCACTACGTAAAGATGGTACATAACGGAATCGAATACGGCCTAATGGAAGCTTATGCCGAAGGTTTTGAAATCATGAAAAGCTCCAAAACACATGCGGAAAAACTCGAGCACCGTTACGATCTCGATGTCGCCGCGATTTCAGAGCTCTGGCGGCGCGGGAGTGTGATTCCTTCCTGGCTTTTGGACCTGGCAGCCATCGAGCTGACCAAGGATAACACCTTAGGCAGCTTCAGCGGTAAGGTCAGCGACTCCGGTGAAGGCCGCTGGACTGTTAATACTGCCGTCGAGCAATCAGTCGCAGCAGATGTCCTGACCACAGCGCTTTATAAGCGTTTCCGTTCACGCCAAGATAACACCTTCGCAGAAAAAATCATCTCCGCCATGCGCAAAGGTTTTGGTGGACATCAAGAACCCAAATGA
- a CDS encoding GYF domain-containing protein, translating to MSAAQKTLILFFGSLVGLLAACVALWYFLATPGVLFSLALFSLGMLLLREEGEKSLKIILETYFTHRSLALHEAKVNILEILEAPVPFILREEYEMQLEETFISQSDEPTGIEKKKKWRRFRRRRARPLHRFLTVEMEINPSVTTVDGQPAVWDALEVRFAKYDEPVPGIDLDEIPSEEEGAEIVGWEVWHNDDFRIETSPEMTGTKRVIYYLHLHGPEVKRIQVRYLYEDLGTPFDVPALPDAPKTALFHHPARKNTQPLSKPAIATGASKEPEAITVKAPALPEKPKTETPKETPEKVTSESSAVVIAQKDQIPQAKETGAAKMSEEKKDSAVGTKETPLSKEEPVVKTDKDKKESAVEPKEMPLTKEEPVVKTDKDKKDSAVGAKEMPVAKEEPVAKTDKDKKESAVEPKEMPVTKEEPVVKTDKDKKDSAVGAKEMPLSKEEPVVKTDKDKKESAVEPKEMPVAKEEPVVKTDKDIKDTAPSKQIVLDITDEKKEIPSEVKTESPRIDAPVGITRPIPPVQRKPEKKPETPIPPAEKSLSEKKKDEPAPEAKDKAGNKSPGEKMVVPEGETAESLVKIPVPVPAHKGQGGPVQPSITVKPVTAQIASPEIQKPASVETEIKKADVLVPDQTSAQIVADKVVEKEVSVPLVATAPPAPPLKEKLAQGLEKLKTFFGHVKKDTVQKTVHIAALTSVKYKTVQSRYQVFTNNLEAKVKDFSTKLHERNMQKMESMKITIPPVKIADLKTTPPPSIEVDKKKTVKINKDRELILQPEITHPKKVKAPDSPAINLAVEMSDEKPGSEGNPIDEDYTEFHYFVIRTGEEQEGPFEYDAVQAMFESGELRSEHLIWYPGLADWTPISDIEEVIEEEPSNSAGSQDVFYKG from the coding sequence ATGTCTGCGGCGCAGAAAACACTTATCCTCTTTTTCGGTTCGCTTGTCGGCCTTTTGGCTGCCTGCGTTGCTCTTTGGTATTTTTTGGCGACACCGGGGGTGCTTTTTAGCCTAGCACTCTTTTCTTTAGGGATGCTCCTGCTCCGAGAAGAGGGGGAAAAGTCGCTGAAGATCATCCTTGAAACTTATTTTACCCACCGCAGCCTTGCCCTGCATGAGGCGAAGGTAAATATCCTCGAAATCCTCGAGGCACCCGTTCCTTTTATCCTCCGTGAAGAATATGAAATGCAGCTAGAGGAAACTTTCATCAGCCAAAGTGATGAACCCACAGGCATCGAGAAAAAGAAGAAGTGGCGCCGTTTCCGCCGTCGGCGCGCCCGCCCGCTCCACCGTTTTCTTACCGTCGAGATGGAAATCAATCCTTCGGTGACCACCGTCGACGGCCAACCAGCCGTGTGGGATGCGTTAGAGGTTCGATTTGCCAAATACGATGAGCCGGTTCCGGGGATTGATCTGGATGAGATCCCGTCTGAAGAAGAAGGGGCCGAGATTGTCGGTTGGGAAGTCTGGCATAATGATGACTTCCGTATCGAGACATCCCCTGAAATGACGGGTACCAAACGGGTTATTTATTATCTTCATCTCCATGGGCCGGAAGTCAAAAGGATCCAAGTACGTTACCTTTATGAAGACCTAGGGACACCTTTCGATGTGCCCGCCCTGCCTGATGCCCCAAAAACCGCTCTCTTCCACCATCCAGCCCGCAAAAATACCCAACCCCTTTCAAAGCCCGCGATCGCCACCGGTGCGTCAAAGGAACCTGAAGCTATCACCGTCAAAGCCCCGGCACTTCCTGAAAAGCCAAAGACGGAAACCCCCAAGGAAACGCCGGAAAAAGTAACCAGTGAATCCTCGGCTGTCGTTATTGCCCAAAAAGATCAGATTCCGCAGGCTAAAGAAACGGGCGCGGCCAAAATGTCCGAAGAGAAAAAGGATTCCGCTGTTGGGACAAAAGAAACTCCTCTGTCCAAGGAAGAGCCTGTAGTTAAGACGGACAAGGACAAAAAGGAGTCTGCCGTTGAGCCAAAAGAAATGCCTTTGACCAAGGAAGAGCCTGTAGTCAAGACGGACAAGGACAAAAAGGATTCCGCTGTTGGGGCAAAAGAAATGCCTGTGGCCAAGGAAGAGCCCGTGGCCAAGACGGACAAAGACAAAAAGGAGTCTGCCGTTGAGCCAAAAGAAATGCCTGTGACCAAGGAAGAGCCTGTAGTCAAGACGGACAAGGACAAAAAGGATTCCGCTGTTGGGGCAAAAGAAATGCCTCTGTCCAAGGAAGAGCCTGTAGTTAAGACGGACAAGGACAAAAAGGAGTCTGCCGTTGAGCCAAAAGAAATGCCTGTGGCCAAGGAAGAGCCTGTAGTCAAGACGGACAAGGACATAAAGGATACGGCTCCTTCCAAACAAATTGTTTTGGATATAACCGACGAGAAGAAAGAAATTCCTTCGGAAGTGAAAACCGAATCACCCCGGATTGATGCCCCTGTAGGGATAACGCGTCCTATCCCCCCAGTCCAAAGGAAACCCGAAAAGAAGCCTGAGACTCCTATTCCACCGGCTGAAAAATCTTTATCAGAGAAGAAAAAGGACGAACCCGCTCCGGAGGCCAAAGACAAGGCTGGAAATAAATCGCCCGGAGAAAAAATGGTCGTTCCTGAGGGAGAAACCGCCGAATCTCTCGTGAAGATACCAGTGCCGGTACCAGCACACAAAGGCCAGGGAGGGCCTGTCCAGCCCTCAATTACGGTAAAGCCCGTAACTGCGCAAATTGCTTCACCAGAAATTCAAAAACCGGCCTCTGTTGAAACGGAGATTAAAAAGGCCGATGTCCTAGTGCCCGACCAGACCTCTGCGCAAATTGTCGCGGATAAAGTAGTGGAAAAAGAGGTTTCGGTACCACTGGTTGCGACTGCTCCCCCCGCCCCGCCTCTCAAAGAAAAACTCGCCCAAGGTTTGGAGAAACTCAAAACCTTTTTTGGACATGTGAAGAAGGATACAGTACAGAAAACAGTCCATATCGCAGCGCTCACGAGTGTAAAATACAAGACTGTGCAGTCGCGTTACCAGGTTTTCACGAATAATCTGGAAGCCAAAGTCAAAGACTTCTCCACAAAGTTGCATGAGAGGAACATGCAAAAAATGGAGTCGATGAAAATTACAATTCCACCCGTGAAAATCGCTGATTTAAAAACGACACCTCCCCCGTCGATTGAAGTGGACAAGAAAAAAACCGTTAAAATCAACAAGGATCGGGAATTGATCCTGCAACCCGAGATTACACATCCTAAAAAAGTCAAGGCACCGGATTCACCTGCCATTAATCTCGCGGTTGAAATGTCGGATGAAAAACCCGGTTCAGAGGGTAATCCTATCGATGAGGATTATACGGAGTTCCATTACTTTGTGATTCGCACGGGCGAAGAGCAGGAGGGGCCTTTCGAGTATGATGCTGTCCAGGCCATGTTCGAGAGCGGGGAATTACGTAGCGAACATCTTATTTGGTACCCCGGACTGGCTGATTGGACACCGATTTCTGACATTGAGGAGGTTATTGAGGAAGAACCTTCAAACAGCGCAGGCAGCCAGGATGTTTTCTATAAGGGGTAA